One segment of Microcoleus sp. FACHB-831 DNA contains the following:
- a CDS encoding aminopeptidase P N-terminal domain-containing protein, giving the protein MQAEYRESLRDSYVSRREQLMAKIGRGTAIFRSAPMAVMHNDVEYVFRQDSDFYYLTGFNEPEAVAVLAPHHDKHRFILFVQPKDPVKETWTGYRVGVEGAKERYGADEAYPISELDKNLPLYLEKAERIYYHLGRDRPFNDKILKHWQNLMAGYPKRGYGPIAIEDTNPIVHAMRLVKSPAELELMRKAAEISVEAHNHVREFTQPGRYEYEIQAELEHIFRLRGGMGPAYPSIVASGANACVLHYIENNRQMLDNELLLIDAGCAYDYYNADITRTFPVGGKFTPEQKAIYELVLEAQLQAIAQVKPGNPYNLIHDTAVRVLVQGLIDLGLLAGNIDEIIKEEKYKPFYMHSTGHWLGLDVHDAGVYKHGEEVWQSLQPGHVLTVEPGIYIAQNIKPAEGQPEVDEKWRGIGIRIEDDVLVTAEGHEVLTDAVPKEVAAIER; this is encoded by the coding sequence ATGCAAGCAGAATACCGCGAGTCACTAAGGGATAGCTACGTTTCACGCCGCGAACAGTTGATGGCTAAGATTGGCAGAGGAACTGCTATATTTCGCAGTGCGCCAATGGCTGTGATGCACAACGATGTCGAGTACGTTTTTCGACAAGATAGCGATTTTTACTACTTGACGGGGTTTAACGAACCAGAAGCAGTAGCAGTTTTAGCACCGCATCACGATAAACACCGATTCATTTTGTTCGTCCAGCCGAAAGATCCGGTGAAGGAAACGTGGACGGGATACCGAGTTGGAGTGGAAGGGGCGAAGGAACGATATGGGGCTGATGAAGCGTATCCGATTAGCGAACTAGATAAGAACTTACCGCTATATTTGGAAAAAGCGGAGCGAATTTATTACCATTTAGGACGCGATCGCCCTTTCAATGACAAGATCCTCAAACACTGGCAAAACTTAATGGCGGGTTATCCCAAACGGGGGTATGGGCCAATTGCTATTGAAGACACAAACCCCATCGTTCATGCGATGCGACTGGTGAAAAGTCCCGCTGAGTTGGAGTTAATGCGAAAAGCGGCAGAAATCTCGGTTGAAGCGCACAACCACGTCCGTGAATTTACGCAACCAGGGCGTTACGAATACGAAATTCAAGCCGAACTCGAACACATATTTCGCCTGCGGGGCGGAATGGGGCCAGCTTATCCCTCAATTGTGGCATCTGGCGCTAATGCCTGCGTGCTGCACTACATCGAGAATAATCGGCAGATGCTGGATAACGAGTTGCTGTTAATTGATGCGGGTTGTGCATACGATTACTACAACGCTGACATTACTCGCACATTTCCAGTAGGCGGCAAATTTACGCCAGAACAAAAGGCGATATACGAGTTGGTTTTAGAGGCGCAACTACAAGCGATCGCGCAAGTTAAACCTGGCAATCCTTATAATCTAATTCACGATACAGCAGTGCGCGTTTTGGTTCAAGGTTTAATTGATTTAGGACTCCTAGCTGGTAATATTGACGAAATTATCAAAGAGGAGAAGTACAAACCTTTTTATATGCACAGCACCGGACATTGGCTAGGGTTAGACGTGCATGATGCTGGGGTTTATAAGCACGGTGAAGAAGTCTGGCAAAGTTTACAACCTGGACATGTGCTAACAGTAGAACCTGGAATTTATATCGCACAGAATATCAAACCAGCCGAAGGACAACCAGAGGTAGATGAAAAATGGCGCGGAATTGGAATTCGGATTGAGGATGATGTATTAGTTACCGCAGAAGGACATGAGGTATTAACTGATGCTGTACCCAAGGAAGTTGCAGCAATAGAACGCTAA
- a CDS encoding adenylate/guanylate cyclase domain-containing protein: MNTLPRAINGNGLDNLDREQLLLTARRLLAEAQALSSRIAAVNEIATVINRSLNLDEILRVVGKQAKWLLDFEHLSVYLCKNDSCRFIQLFGPRVDFDESAIADSSPVNKAIKTNQSQLIREGSANDFLKPYASQIIIPLGSDRQVMGTINFATTLRSVYTLEDVRIGYLLAVQVSAAIRNANCFEELNLLYAQINSEKRNSEHLLLNVLPANIADELKRTGKVKPVHYESASVIFTDFKNFTKLSEYLTPQELVDELDYCFSSFDMIIDAHNLEKLKTIGDSYMCVGGIPTPNQTHAIDAILAALQIQAFMQWRKLEKQQNNQPYWEIRIGIHSGPLLAGTIGHKKFAYDVWGDTVNIASRMESSGLPGCINISQATYELAKDFFECEYRGKINAKNKGEVDMYLVTGIKEGLSLTSRRLIPNDEFNNLYLAIT, translated from the coding sequence ATGAACACTTTACCTCGGGCTATTAATGGCAATGGGCTGGATAATCTCGATCGCGAACAACTGTTGCTGACAGCCCGCCGCCTGCTTGCAGAAGCCCAAGCACTTTCTTCGCGCATCGCCGCCGTCAATGAAATTGCCACAGTAATTAACCGTTCTCTGAACTTAGATGAAATTTTGCGAGTAGTGGGCAAACAAGCTAAATGGTTGTTAGATTTTGAACACCTTAGCGTCTATCTTTGCAAGAATGATTCCTGTCGCTTCATTCAACTTTTTGGCCCTCGTGTAGACTTTGATGAATCCGCGATCGCAGATAGCAGTCCTGTGAATAAAGCCATCAAAACCAATCAATCACAACTGATCCGCGAAGGTTCTGCAAACGATTTTCTCAAGCCTTATGCCTCGCAGATTATCATCCCATTGGGAAGCGATCGCCAAGTTATGGGTACGATCAATTTTGCCACAACACTACGGTCGGTTTACACTCTAGAAGACGTGCGTATCGGCTATTTACTGGCTGTGCAAGTATCAGCAGCTATCCGCAACGCTAATTGTTTTGAAGAGTTAAATCTCCTGTATGCCCAAATAAATTCCGAAAAACGCAATTCTGAGCACCTGCTCTTAAACGTACTTCCAGCCAATATTGCCGATGAATTGAAGCGTACTGGCAAAGTCAAACCAGTTCATTATGAATCAGCTTCTGTTATATTTACGGACTTCAAAAACTTTACTAAATTATCCGAATATTTAACACCCCAAGAGCTAGTAGATGAACTAGATTATTGTTTTTCTTCCTTCGATATGATTATCGATGCACACAATTTGGAGAAATTGAAAACAATTGGGGACAGTTATATGTGTGTTGGGGGGATTCCTACTCCTAACCAAACCCATGCAATTGATGCCATCCTAGCCGCCCTACAAATTCAAGCTTTTATGCAATGGCGCAAGCTAGAGAAGCAGCAGAACAATCAACCCTACTGGGAAATCCGCATTGGCATCCACTCAGGGCCATTACTAGCGGGTACAATTGGCCATAAGAAGTTTGCTTACGATGTTTGGGGCGATACTGTTAACATTGCATCTCGAATGGAATCATCGGGTCTTCCTGGATGCATAAATATTTCCCAAGCAACTTATGAGTTAGCAAAGGATTTCTTTGAGTGTGAATATCGTGGGAAGATTAATGCCAAAAATAAAGGTGAAGTCGATATGTATCTTGTCACCGGGATTAAAGAAGGATTGTCATTAACTTCAAGGCGTTTGATACCAAATGATGAGTTTAATAACCTGTATTTGGCAATCACATAG
- a CDS encoding carboxymuconolactone decarboxylase family protein, with the protein MAHFPILEYDSVTDAKVKAVYEEIMAELGFGIIPNLFKSMATNPDVLEANWKKFRATILQGDVPRTLKEMVGVAISQANNSPYALNVHLHGLSALGMSEEVLKTLVSDFVACPLPEREKAVISFGLRAGTKPHELTAADYQQLKDLGLDESEIFEIIATADLFASVNRYTDAIALEIDSL; encoded by the coding sequence ATGGCTCACTTTCCCATACTGGAATACGATAGCGTCACCGATGCAAAGGTGAAAGCAGTTTACGAGGAAATTATGGCAGAACTGGGGTTTGGCATCATCCCCAATTTGTTTAAATCGATGGCTACAAACCCAGACGTACTGGAAGCCAACTGGAAAAAGTTCCGCGCTACAATCTTACAAGGGGATGTGCCTCGCACGCTCAAGGAAATGGTTGGTGTTGCCATCTCGCAAGCTAACAACAGTCCCTATGCCCTAAACGTTCACCTGCATGGATTATCAGCCTTGGGGATGAGCGAGGAAGTTCTCAAGACGTTAGTCTCAGACTTTGTTGCTTGCCCGCTACCCGAACGAGAAAAAGCTGTCATTAGCTTTGGTTTAAGGGCTGGTACAAAGCCCCATGAGTTGACGGCTGCGGATTACCAACAACTAAAGGATTTGGGGCTGGATGAGTCAGAAATTTTTGAGATTATAGCAACAGCAGATTTATTCGCCAGCGTCAATCGATATACAGATGCGATCGCCCTCGAAATTGACTCCTTATAA
- a CDS encoding ATP-binding cassette domain-containing protein, whose translation MAKTIYLNTLLQFSPGLILLAALLLLPIVADPFTIVNSTYWLICGLLALSLSFVWGIGGIFSFGQTIFFGLAGYTYGIVSLNIQGIGGTILGLLVGIIIAALAATIMGYFMFYGRVASLYVAIITLATTLIFYNLFVSTSGAQYQIGEAALGGFNGMQRVPTLLDLDITFTYWLVTAISVVAFALLVSLRRTRFGRVFNAVRVNEERTELLGYDVRGLKLTGFVIGGAIAALAGVLHTSWGNTINPTVFNLDQATLVAIWVMVGGRTKLWGAFLGAALIQSFSNFLGTTAQYATPLILGATLIALVLFLPEGIAPAIEKLWQQVFPINCQVDLPLSTPISLVDTPLEINKSYEILIAKNLKRKFGNFWAVDGVDLEFKTGQPYCIIGPNGAGKSTFFNLLTGRLRATGGQVIYDGEDVTALMPFERARRGISIKLQIPNIYNELSVYENLWLAAAIRYPNLVEKHAKMAQIVDEIGLRDRLNTRAGELSHGEKQWLEIGMAAVTDPRLILLDEPTGGMSRGETLKTVELVNKLANNSTVIVVEHDMEFVRQLGAFTTVFAQGKVLATGTIENIQQDERVIEVYLGKAHV comes from the coding sequence ATGGCTAAAACTATTTATTTAAATACTTTATTGCAATTTTCTCCAGGTTTGATTTTGCTGGCAGCTCTTTTGCTGCTACCAATAGTCGCCGATCCCTTTACTATCGTCAATTCAACTTATTGGCTGATTTGCGGATTGCTTGCCCTCAGCCTAAGCTTTGTTTGGGGCATCGGGGGAATTTTTAGTTTTGGGCAGACTATTTTTTTTGGGCTGGCTGGTTATACCTACGGTATAGTTAGCCTAAATATTCAGGGAATTGGTGGGACAATTTTAGGTTTACTCGTTGGGATAATAATAGCAGCTTTAGCCGCTACAATTATGGGTTATTTCATGTTTTACGGTCGGGTTGCTAGCTTATACGTTGCTATTATTACTCTCGCTACTACCTTGATATTTTACAACCTATTTGTCAGTACTTCGGGCGCTCAATACCAAATAGGTGAAGCAGCGTTGGGAGGGTTTAATGGTATGCAAAGAGTGCCAACTTTGCTGGATTTAGATATTACCTTCACCTATTGGCTAGTTACCGCTATTTCCGTAGTGGCTTTCGCATTGCTTGTGTCGCTGCGGCGCACTCGTTTTGGTCGGGTATTTAATGCAGTACGAGTGAACGAAGAACGCACGGAGTTGCTAGGTTATGATGTGCGCGGGTTAAAACTTACAGGGTTTGTAATTGGGGGAGCGATCGCGGCTTTAGCAGGAGTCTTGCATACCTCTTGGGGAAACACTATTAACCCAACAGTTTTTAACTTAGATCAAGCGACTCTAGTGGCAATTTGGGTAATGGTGGGAGGACGAACTAAACTTTGGGGTGCTTTTCTGGGTGCAGCACTCATCCAGTCTTTTTCCAACTTTTTGGGTACAACAGCCCAGTACGCAACCCCGTTAATTTTGGGTGCAACCTTAATCGCGCTCGTGCTTTTCCTACCCGAAGGAATTGCGCCCGCGATTGAAAAACTATGGCAGCAAGTTTTCCCTATAAATTGCCAGGTTGACTTACCTTTGTCTACGCCCATCTCTCTAGTAGATACACCGCTGGAAATTAATAAATCCTACGAAATTCTCATAGCTAAAAATCTTAAGCGTAAATTTGGTAATTTTTGGGCAGTTGATGGCGTAGATCTTGAGTTTAAAACAGGACAACCTTACTGCATAATTGGCCCTAATGGAGCGGGTAAATCAACCTTTTTCAACTTGCTCACAGGTCGCCTGAGAGCAACTGGTGGACAGGTGATTTATGATGGCGAGGATGTCACCGCGTTAATGCCTTTTGAGCGTGCTAGGCGGGGAATCAGTATCAAGCTGCAAATTCCTAATATTTACAATGAGTTAAGCGTATATGAAAACCTCTGGCTGGCAGCAGCTATTCGCTACCCTAATTTAGTAGAAAAACACGCCAAAATGGCTCAAATTGTGGACGAAATTGGGCTGCGCGATCGCCTCAATACTCGCGCAGGCGAACTTTCACATGGCGAAAAACAATGGCTAGAAATTGGCATGGCGGCGGTGACAGACCCCAGGCTAATATTGCTAGATGAGCCAACGGGCGGTATGAGTCGCGGGGAAACCCTAAAAACAGTTGAACTTGTCAATAAATTGGCTAATAATTCTACAGTAATTGTAGTTGAACACGATATGGAATTTGTTCGCCAACTTGGTGCGTTTACTACGGTATTTGCTCAAGGTAAAGTATTAGCAACGGGAACGATAGAAAACATCCAGCAAGATGAGCGCGTAATTGAAGTTTATCTGGGAAAAGCTCATGTTTAG
- a CDS encoding branched-chain amino acid ABC transporter permease, which yields MTSISLLLIVSLGIAVTVGMMGVINLAHGELVTIGAYTVVVLTQAKVPLVIAMLAAPIVSGIFGLIIERLIIRRLYGRVIDTLLATAGLSMFLIQVTRLMFGSDSRSVQMPLGSVTIGNTAIASYRLLTIVVAIALSVFTYLIFTRTRYGLEARAAISNPSMAAAVGINASQVNMWTFAFGSALAGIAGAMLAPFTAVTPSMSGLFMARAFMTSLVGGPAIILGTATSAGVLGLVESVVAFATTTVFGQVALLAFSVLLLRVFPKGISGNWGRSL from the coding sequence TTGACAAGTATTTCACTGTTGCTAATTGTATCTTTAGGTATTGCAGTTACAGTAGGAATGATGGGCGTTATAAATTTAGCTCACGGAGAGTTAGTAACGATCGGCGCTTATACGGTCGTGGTACTAACTCAGGCAAAAGTTCCCTTAGTTATAGCAATGCTAGCCGCGCCCATTGTGTCAGGAATTTTTGGATTAATAATTGAGCGTTTAATTATTCGCAGGCTGTACGGAAGGGTAATTGATACGCTTCTGGCAACTGCGGGATTAAGTATGTTTCTAATTCAAGTTACCAGATTGATGTTCGGGTCAGATAGCCGCAGCGTACAGATGCCTTTGGGTAGTGTAACGATTGGGAATACAGCGATCGCATCCTACCGATTATTAACGATTGTAGTGGCGATCGCTCTAAGCGTTTTCACTTACTTAATCTTCACCCGCACCCGCTACGGATTGGAAGCAAGAGCAGCAATTAGTAACCCTAGTATGGCGGCGGCAGTAGGTATCAACGCCTCACAAGTTAATATGTGGACTTTTGCCTTTGGTTCGGCGCTGGCGGGGATTGCGGGAGCAATGCTAGCCCCTTTCACAGCAGTTACGCCCTCAATGTCTGGCTTATTTATGGCGCGGGCGTTTATGACTTCTTTAGTAGGTGGCCCTGCAATTATATTGGGGACAGCCACTTCAGCGGGAGTTCTTGGCTTAGTCGAGAGTGTCGTTGCTTTTGCAACTACGACTGTATTTGGCCAGGTGGCGTTGTTGGCTTTTTCAGTTTTGCTGCTGCGTGTTTTTCCTAAAGGAATTTCGGGTAATTGGGGAAGGTCGCTTTAA
- a CDS encoding ABC transporter ATP-binding protein, whose translation MFSVDNLSSGYGSTQVLRGVNLNVADGSIVAVLGRNGVGKTTLLKTIIGLVPITTGKISISNVDLTHLPAHQRVRRGISYVPQGREIFASLSVRENIISGQYGRKKSDNTSMEWLLDIFPMLKPKLNERGDRLSGGQQQQLAIARALASRPKILLLDEPSDGIQPSIVLEITHKLKEINILFGTTIILVEQNLEVVQSLAQQVYIMVKGEIIDSIATDKLTFDSPILREHLGV comes from the coding sequence ATGTTTAGCGTTGATAATCTTTCCTCGGGTTACGGTTCAACTCAAGTTCTCAGGGGAGTTAATTTAAATGTGGCGGATGGTTCTATTGTTGCGGTTTTGGGCCGTAATGGGGTTGGCAAAACAACGCTATTAAAGACCATTATCGGATTAGTACCTATAACTACAGGGAAAATTAGTATTAGCAACGTTGACCTCACCCATTTGCCAGCGCATCAAAGGGTGCGTCGTGGAATTAGTTATGTCCCCCAAGGTCGAGAAATTTTTGCTTCGCTATCTGTGCGCGAGAATATTATTTCTGGTCAGTATGGGAGAAAAAAATCTGATAACACCAGCATGGAGTGGCTGCTTGATATTTTCCCGATGCTGAAACCAAAGCTGAATGAAAGAGGCGATCGCTTATCTGGTGGTCAACAGCAGCAACTAGCGATCGCACGCGCTTTAGCATCCCGTCCCAAAATTTTACTACTTGATGAACCTTCTGATGGCATTCAGCCATCCATCGTGCTTGAAATTACTCATAAACTTAAGGAAATCAATATTTTATTTGGAACGACCATAATCCTAGTGGAACAAAATTTAGAGGTTGTTCAGTCTCTAGCACAGCAAGTTTATATCATGGTCAAAGGCGAGATTATTGACAGCATCGCCACAGATAAACTCACCTTTGATAGCCCTATTCTACGCGAACACTTAGGCGTTTGA